In a genomic window of Chryseobacterium sp. G0162:
- a CDS encoding peptide MFS transporter: protein MDNIEALSPKPDEFVENKNSRHPKGLWVLFGTEMWERFNFYGMRALLTLFMVNSLLIKEADAAIIYGGFLALCYLTPLLGGFIADKYIGNRFAIIVGGSLMAIGQFLLFISASTFSADLGSAKLIMWLALFVIIFGNGFFKPNISSMVGSLYPKQEKSKLDSAFTIFYMGINIGAFLGQFICPYVGDVKDATTGIRDIFAFKWGFLAASIAMVIGTVTFFILKNKYVVTPEGRPIGGLPKNNSTADFEEGESQTAKFSGAFLGATVAIFVVLFFVFRYLLVGEFGFNSMEMGHMIKGIIYPFIYAAGISLAFLIMSSAENKIERQRIWVIYIVSFFIIFFWAAFEQAGSSLTFIADNQTDRNIFGWNMPPSMVQIFNGIFVVLLAFPFSLMWDKLRANGKEPVSPLKQAIGLAVIALSYFIIAHNVKDLGNSGLLAIKWLMLLYFIQTCGELCLSPIGLSLVGKLAPKRFASLLYGVFFISNAAGYALAGSLGALIPATGDKFKKAQEIGVNLQDVLDKKVTLTADQVAAFEKAQLPLHNPTFVGFEIHNLFEFFMVFVVLCGIASVILGLLSPVLKKMMHGVN, encoded by the coding sequence ATGGATAATATTGAAGCATTGAGTCCTAAACCGGATGAATTTGTAGAGAATAAGAATTCCAGACATCCAAAAGGATTGTGGGTTCTGTTCGGAACGGAAATGTGGGAGCGTTTCAACTTTTACGGAATGAGAGCACTTTTAACGCTCTTTATGGTAAATTCCTTATTGATAAAAGAAGCTGATGCGGCAATTATCTATGGTGGATTTTTAGCTTTATGTTATTTAACCCCGCTTTTGGGGGGATTTATAGCTGATAAATATATAGGAAACAGATTTGCAATTATCGTGGGGGGATCCCTTATGGCAATTGGTCAGTTTTTATTATTCATCAGTGCCTCTACTTTCTCTGCGGATCTTGGAAGCGCTAAGCTTATTATGTGGCTGGCTTTATTTGTTATCATTTTTGGTAATGGATTTTTCAAACCGAACATTTCCTCCATGGTGGGAAGTCTGTATCCAAAACAGGAAAAATCCAAACTGGATTCTGCATTTACCATTTTCTATATGGGGATCAACATCGGAGCATTCTTAGGACAATTCATTTGCCCATACGTAGGAGACGTAAAAGATGCTACTACCGGGATAAGAGATATCTTTGCTTTCAAATGGGGGTTCTTAGCCGCTTCAATTGCAATGGTAATTGGAACTGTAACATTCTTTATCCTTAAAAATAAATATGTAGTAACTCCTGAAGGAAGACCTATCGGAGGATTACCAAAAAATAATTCAACGGCAGATTTTGAAGAAGGAGAATCTCAAACTGCAAAATTCTCTGGTGCATTCCTTGGAGCTACTGTTGCTATATTTGTTGTTCTATTCTTTGTATTCAGGTATTTATTGGTAGGAGAATTTGGATTCAACTCCATGGAAATGGGACACATGATTAAAGGAATCATCTATCCGTTCATCTATGCAGCTGGTATTTCCTTAGCATTCCTGATTATGTCTTCTGCTGAAAATAAAATTGAAAGACAGAGAATCTGGGTAATTTATATCGTTTCATTCTTCATTATCTTCTTCTGGGCAGCTTTTGAACAGGCAGGTTCTTCATTAACGTTTATTGCAGATAACCAGACTGACAGAAATATTTTTGGATGGAATATGCCTCCTTCAATGGTTCAGATTTTCAACGGAATTTTCGTTGTTTTATTAGCTTTCCCTTTTAGCTTAATGTGGGATAAGCTAAGAGCTAACGGAAAAGAGCCTGTATCTCCTCTGAAACAAGCTATTGGTCTTGCTGTGATTGCTTTAAGTTATTTCATCATTGCACACAATGTAAAAGATCTAGGAAACTCAGGTTTACTAGCTATTAAGTGGTTGATGCTTCTTTACTTTATTCAAACTTGTGGTGAGCTTTGTTTATCTCCAATCGGACTATCATTGGTGGGTAAATTAGCACCAAAAAGATTTGCTTCATTATTGTATGGTGTTTTCTTTATTTCCAATGCTGCCGGGTATGCTTTAGCAGGTTCATTAGGAGCACTTATCCCTGCAACTGGTGATAAGTTTAAGAAAGCTCAGGAAATTGGAGTTAACTTACAGGATGTTTTAGATAAAAAAGTAACGCTTACCGCAGATCAGGTTGCTGCATTTGAAAAGGCTCAATTACCATTACACAACCCTACTTTTGTAGGATTTGAGATTCACAACTTATTTGAATTCTTCATGGTATTTGTTGTACTTTGTGGTATTGCTTCTGTGATCCTAGGTTTACTTTCACCTGTCTTAAAGAAAATGATGCACGGTGTAAACTAA
- a CDS encoding peptide MFS transporter encodes MSLTLDEIQNFKGKYPRQIWSLFFSEMWERFCFYGMRGMLVFFMISQLNFHEKEANLQYGATQAFVYAFTFVGGLFADKILGFRKSLFWGGLLMILGSLILATDPHKFFFLGIAFTVVGTGFFKPNISSMVGQLYKPNDSRADAGFSLFYAGINLGALLGGYLCIAIGKGEFLGNIIAEEMRWHIAFGLASVVMVISLINFVFTQRRLGTIGLQPGHPLAETKSAPIPKWKEYGVYVLSLIFIPIIMTMVAKTEYTDYFMWTIGPLTLIYLFYEMSKVTAAERKKLWAALVFIIFSIIFWGIYEQSGGSLSIFAAKNLNKDLFGLDPNGVNNSGGAFFIIFLAPLVGLLWIWLNKRKIEPNTIIKFGLGFIFLGAGYYVLFATRLFADLQGITSLNFFTLALLIITLGELCLSPIGLSIMTKLSTKNLQGMMMGMWFLASAYGQYVAGIIGASLATAKEGSTNYDELITYTDGYKQLGLYAIIAGVVLILISPFVKKLMQDVK; translated from the coding sequence ATGAGCTTAACTTTAGATGAAATACAAAATTTCAAAGGAAAATACCCTAGACAAATCTGGAGTCTGTTTTTCTCTGAAATGTGGGAACGTTTCTGTTTCTACGGAATGCGTGGAATGCTGGTTTTCTTTATGATCTCACAGCTTAATTTCCATGAAAAAGAAGCTAACCTTCAATATGGCGCCACCCAGGCCTTCGTATACGCCTTTACCTTTGTAGGTGGACTTTTTGCTGATAAAATCTTAGGATTCAGAAAATCCCTGTTTTGGGGTGGGCTTCTGATGATTCTCGGAAGTTTAATTCTGGCCACCGATCCGCACAAATTCTTTTTCCTTGGAATTGCATTTACTGTAGTAGGAACAGGTTTCTTCAAACCTAATATTTCATCCATGGTAGGCCAGCTTTATAAGCCTAATGATTCGAGAGCAGATGCTGGTTTTTCCTTGTTTTATGCGGGAATTAACCTAGGTGCTTTATTAGGAGGTTATTTATGTATTGCTATTGGTAAAGGAGAGTTCTTAGGAAATATAATCGCAGAAGAAATGAGATGGCATATTGCTTTCGGATTGGCTTCGGTAGTAATGGTTATCAGCTTAATCAATTTTGTATTTACTCAAAGAAGATTGGGTACTATCGGTTTACAGCCAGGTCATCCATTAGCAGAAACAAAAAGTGCTCCTATTCCAAAATGGAAAGAATATGGTGTGTATGTTCTGTCTTTAATTTTCATTCCAATCATTATGACCATGGTTGCGAAAACAGAATATACGGATTATTTTATGTGGACAATCGGGCCATTGACTTTGATCTATTTATTCTATGAAATGTCTAAAGTAACTGCAGCAGAGCGTAAAAAACTTTGGGCAGCCTTAGTATTCATTATCTTTTCCATTATTTTCTGGGGAATTTATGAGCAAAGTGGAGGCTCATTAAGCATCTTTGCAGCAAAGAACCTTAATAAAGATCTTTTCGGATTAGATCCAAATGGTGTTAATAATTCCGGAGGTGCATTTTTCATTATTTTCCTTGCGCCGTTAGTTGGTCTTCTTTGGATTTGGCTGAATAAAAGAAAAATTGAACCGAACACGATCATTAAATTCGGATTAGGATTTATTTTCTTAGGGGCAGGATATTACGTTTTATTTGCCACCCGATTATTTGCAGATCTTCAAGGAATTACTTCGCTGAACTTCTTTACATTGGCATTACTAATCATTACCCTTGGGGAATTATGTCTCTCTCCTATCGGACTATCTATTATGACCAAGCTTTCTACCAAGAACCTTCAGGGAATGATGATGGGAATGTGGTTTCTTGCTTCAGCATACGGCCAATATGTTGCCGGAATTATCGGAGCAAGTCTTGCTACAGCAAAAGAAGGCTCTACCAACTATGATGAACTTATCACTTATACCGATGGATATAAACAATTGGGTTTGTATGCGATAATTGCCGGAGTGGTATTAATTTTGATATCTCCGTTCGTGAAAAAATTAATGCAGGATGTAAAATAA
- a CDS encoding thioredoxin family protein — translation MKKFLSIVLLLLLNFSFAQTKWMTIGEALKAQKENPKKILIDFYADWCGPCKIMDKKTYGHPVLSQILNENFYPVKFNAEEKKTIEIFGRTFSNPDTEQKKGRNSLHEFTQYMNVGAVPSTVFLDEHGDPITILQGELSAKELEPYLELISKDLFKKIRTREQWEDYQKKFKSKIKE, via the coding sequence ATGAAAAAATTTTTAAGCATAGTTCTCTTATTATTATTAAATTTTAGTTTTGCACAAACTAAATGGATGACTATTGGAGAGGCTTTAAAAGCTCAAAAGGAAAATCCCAAGAAGATTCTTATTGACTTTTATGCAGACTGGTGCGGACCCTGTAAAATTATGGACAAGAAAACCTACGGGCATCCCGTACTGTCCCAGATTTTAAATGAGAACTTCTATCCTGTAAAATTTAATGCAGAAGAAAAAAAGACTATTGAAATTTTTGGAAGAACATTTTCTAATCCTGATACAGAGCAGAAAAAAGGACGAAATTCTTTACATGAATTTACTCAATATATGAATGTAGGTGCTGTCCCTAGTACTGTATTTTTAGATGAACATGGTGACCCCATCACTATTCTTCAGGGAGAATTATCTGCTAAAGAACTGGAACCTTATCTGGAGCTGATCTCAAAGGATCTCTTTAAAAAGATCCGTACCAGAGAACAATGGGAAGATTATCAGAAAAAGTTCAAATCTAAAATCAAAGAGTAA
- the recG gene encoding ATP-dependent DNA helicase RecG yields the protein MTLETSIEYVKGIGPERAKLIKSVLGLSTVEDMLNFYPIRYLDKSKIYKVSQLHEESSQEIQFKGKITQVQEIQTGKTKRLTAKFNDETGSMDLVWFQYSKWLKEQLPINREVYIFGKINVFNRQFSMPHPEIEAEEKKEGETRLKPIYPSSEKLTKRGLNQRFFQNALRNICREIPNLIEENFPEYLMKTFKFMSRQHAFLNVHFPKDQEHFDKADFRLKFEESFFFQLGYGLKKLHHKTQSYGNPFPIIGDHFNDFYENHLPFELTGAQKRVLKEIRMDMKRPIQMNRLLQGDVGSGKTMVALLTMLIAMDNGFQSCLMAPTEILAQQHYNGIKDLLEKTGINIRLLTGSTKIKERRIIHEELENGTLSILVGTHAVLEDKVKFKNLGLSIIDEQHRFGVAQRAKLWAKNKIPPHILVMTATPIPRTLAMSFYSDLDVSVIDEMPVGRKPIITAHRREKDRLYVYNFCRDEIKKGRQIYFVYPLIEESETLDYKNLMEGLEHVMDFFSDYNVTMLHGKMKPDEKDAAMAYFASGKAEIMVATTVIEVGVNVPNASVMVIESSERFGLSQLHQLRGRVGRGAEQSYCILMTSDKLSKESRTRIKTMTETNDGFKISEVDMQLRGPGDILGTQQSGVVDFKRLDLVNDSAIIKTTKNTVDKILEADPMLTRQDNLIIKNYYIKYYKGKNKWSKIS from the coding sequence ATGACTTTAGAAACTTCCATAGAATATGTAAAAGGAATAGGTCCGGAAAGAGCCAAACTCATCAAAAGTGTGTTAGGTTTATCCACTGTAGAAGACATGTTGAACTTCTATCCTATCCGCTATCTGGATAAAAGTAAAATCTATAAAGTTTCTCAGCTTCATGAAGAGTCCAGTCAGGAGATACAGTTTAAAGGAAAGATTACCCAGGTTCAGGAAATTCAGACTGGAAAAACCAAAAGACTAACGGCCAAGTTCAATGATGAGACAGGCAGTATGGATCTTGTATGGTTTCAGTACTCTAAATGGTTGAAGGAACAGCTTCCCATTAACCGTGAAGTTTATATTTTTGGGAAAATCAATGTTTTTAACCGTCAGTTTTCTATGCCACATCCTGAAATTGAGGCTGAGGAAAAGAAAGAAGGCGAAACCCGGTTAAAACCTATTTATCCAAGCTCTGAAAAACTTACGAAAAGAGGGCTCAATCAGAGATTTTTTCAAAATGCTTTAAGAAATATCTGCAGGGAAATTCCGAATCTTATTGAAGAAAATTTTCCGGAATACTTGATGAAGACATTCAAATTTATGTCACGACAGCATGCTTTTCTAAATGTCCATTTTCCAAAAGATCAGGAACATTTTGATAAAGCAGATTTTAGATTAAAATTTGAAGAATCGTTCTTTTTTCAATTGGGATATGGTTTAAAAAAGCTTCATCACAAAACACAGTCTTATGGTAATCCGTTTCCTATTATAGGCGATCATTTCAATGATTTTTATGAAAATCACCTTCCGTTTGAACTTACTGGTGCTCAAAAAAGAGTATTAAAGGAGATCAGAATGGATATGAAAAGACCGATTCAGATGAACAGGCTTTTACAGGGGGATGTAGGTTCCGGAAAAACAATGGTTGCTTTATTAACCATGCTTATTGCCATGGATAATGGCTTTCAAAGCTGTCTGATGGCACCTACTGAGATTCTTGCCCAACAGCATTATAATGGAATTAAGGATTTACTGGAAAAAACAGGAATCAACATCCGGTTGTTGACAGGTTCTACCAAAATAAAGGAAAGAAGAATTATTCATGAAGAATTGGAAAATGGTACACTTTCTATTCTTGTAGGAACTCACGCCGTTTTGGAAGACAAAGTTAAATTCAAAAATCTTGGGTTGTCTATTATCGATGAGCAACATCGATTTGGGGTGGCACAACGGGCGAAACTTTGGGCTAAAAATAAAATTCCACCCCATATTCTGGTAATGACAGCAACCCCTATTCCAAGAACATTGGCGATGAGTTTTTATTCGGACCTGGATGTTTCTGTCATTGATGAAATGCCTGTTGGAAGAAAGCCAATCATTACAGCTCACAGAAGGGAAAAAGACAGATTGTATGTCTATAATTTCTGTAGGGATGAGATCAAAAAAGGGAGACAGATTTATTTTGTTTATCCATTGATTGAAGAGTCTGAAACTCTGGATTACAAAAATCTGATGGAAGGTTTGGAGCATGTCATGGACTTCTTCTCTGATTACAATGTTACCATGCTGCATGGGAAAATGAAACCGGATGAAAAAGATGCGGCTATGGCTTATTTCGCCTCAGGAAAAGCAGAGATTATGGTAGCCACTACGGTTATTGAAGTAGGGGTAAATGTTCCAAATGCTTCTGTAATGGTTATTGAAAGTTCTGAGAGGTTTGGGCTTTCACAGCTTCATCAGCTCAGGGGACGTGTAGGAAGAGGCGCAGAACAGAGCTATTGCATTCTGATGACATCCGATAAGTTATCTAAAGAAAGCAGAACCCGTATTAAAACGATGACCGAAACTAACGACGGCTTTAAAATTTCTGAGGTTGATATGCAGCTTCGTGGTCCTGGTGATATTTTAGGAACCCAGCAAAGTGGTGTGGTTGATTTTAAAAGACTAGATTTGGTGAATGACTCGGCCATCATTAAGACCACTAAAAATACCGTTGACAAAATCCTTGAAGCTGATCCTATGCTAACAAGACAGGACAATCTGATTATTAAAAACTACTACATAAAGTACTACAAAGGGAAAAATAAATGGAGTAAAATTTCATAA
- a CDS encoding response regulator, translating into MNKEFLNVIVADNDENTLIFFKNIFKELKISIKVQCFNNGKDLMEYLNNDDAVVPEIVFIKYTIPGKDSMECIDEVRAHQKFSNMVTAIYGEEISESEIEETFVKGNNICIRKPTDFGTLKKVLTEVITINWQYHTSGLNKDNFILKV; encoded by the coding sequence ATGAATAAAGAATTTCTGAACGTAATTGTAGCTGATAACGATGAAAACACCTTAATTTTTTTTAAAAATATATTTAAAGAGTTGAAGATCTCTATAAAAGTTCAATGTTTTAATAATGGAAAAGATTTGATGGAGTATCTCAATAATGATGATGCTGTAGTTCCCGAAATTGTTTTTATCAAATATACCATTCCCGGAAAAGACAGTATGGAATGCATTGATGAAGTAAGAGCCCATCAAAAGTTCAGCAACATGGTGACAGCTATTTATGGTGAAGAGATCTCTGAGAGTGAAATTGAAGAAACCTTTGTAAAAGGAAACAATATTTGTATCAGAAAACCTACCGATTTTGGGACTTTAAAAAAGGTACTTACAGAGGTTATTACAATAAACTGGCAGTATCATACTTCAGGATTAAACAAAGATAATTTTATTCTAAAAGTATGA
- a CDS encoding helix-turn-helix domain-containing protein — protein MKMYVKFDFNALCKKVLDEKLKEHGLKYRLLNFGEVEFYEPFTQEQHNLFKKNLGDYGIEIIESQKTALVQKIKDAIVELVFSEEIIPVKASIYISEKLNHSYGYLSNLFSEVAYTSIENFIILQKIEYAKALIIRNKQSLTEIAHKLNYSSVAHLSTQFKNTTGITPSQFQKIIGKRRRAQSMVINPKMQYE, from the coding sequence ATGAAAATGTACGTTAAATTTGATTTCAATGCCCTTTGTAAAAAGGTATTGGACGAAAAACTGAAGGAGCACGGGCTGAAATACCGGTTGCTGAACTTCGGTGAGGTGGAGTTCTATGAACCTTTTACTCAGGAACAACATAATCTTTTCAAGAAAAATCTTGGTGATTATGGTATTGAGATCATAGAAAGCCAGAAAACGGCTTTGGTACAGAAAATAAAAGATGCTATTGTAGAACTTGTCTTTTCCGAAGAGATTATTCCCGTAAAAGCATCCATTTATATTTCTGAAAAACTGAATCACAGCTATGGATATCTTTCCAATTTGTTTTCAGAGGTTGCTTATACTTCCATAGAGAATTTTATTATTCTCCAGAAGATAGAATATGCAAAAGCTCTGATTATAAGAAATAAGCAAAGTCTTACTGAAATTGCCCATAAACTGAATTATTCCAGTGTGGCACATTTAAGTACTCAGTTTAAAAATACAACGGGAATTACACCCTCACAGTTTCAAAAGATCATAGGAAAAAGAAGAAGAGCCCAAAGCATGGTAATAAACCCTAAAATGCAGTATGAATAA
- a CDS encoding GNAT family N-acetyltransferase, with protein MKLIKATGENIPLIQDLARRSWKNAYSEILSEEQMEYMLSEMYSEQEIDRQLQNPNYHYYLIEDETKGSYEGFIGYEHNYENETTKLHRIYLVPESKGKGFGKDALLFLNEKVSENGNKRIILNVNKYNAARNFYESQGYKVYGEGVFDIGNGFVMDDFLMEFLIH; from the coding sequence ATGAAATTAATAAAAGCAACAGGGGAGAATATTCCTCTCATCCAGGATCTTGCCAGAAGGTCATGGAAGAATGCCTATTCAGAGATCCTTTCAGAAGAACAAATGGAATATATGCTTTCTGAAATGTATTCAGAACAGGAAATTGATCGTCAACTTCAGAACCCCAATTATCACTATTATCTGATTGAAGATGAAACTAAGGGCTCTTATGAGGGCTTTATTGGATATGAACACAATTATGAAAATGAAACTACAAAGCTTCACCGAATCTATCTGGTTCCTGAAAGCAAAGGAAAAGGTTTTGGAAAAGACGCACTTCTGTTTCTAAATGAAAAAGTTTCTGAGAACGGAAATAAAAGGATTATCCTTAATGTCAATAAGTATAATGCTGCCAGAAACTTCTACGAATCCCAAGGCTATAAGGTTTATGGTGAAGGAGTGTTTGACATTGGAAACGGATTTGTGATGGATGATTTCTTAATGGAGTTTCTAATTCACTAA
- the dapA gene encoding 4-hydroxy-tetrahydrodipicolinate synthase: protein MSILKGVGVALVTPFNEDLSVDFDSLTKLIDYNIDNGTNYLVVLGTTAEAATLSDEEKKQVIEHIIKVNNKRLPLVLGIGGNNTLEVKKQIEEADLSAFEAVLSVSPYYNKPNQEGLYQHYKALAATGKNIIIYNVPSRTGQNIDADTTIRLAKEFPNLFMIKEAAPNILQYFDILRKKPEGFSLVSGDDEFTLPVTLAGGNGVISVIGQGYPKEFSTMVQLAFEGKIKEAYEIHNKLVDITRLIFAEGNPCGIKVVLAEKGIIKNYLRLPLVQASEGLYAKIKAEMANI from the coding sequence ATGAGCATTTTAAAAGGAGTAGGTGTTGCATTGGTAACACCCTTTAATGAAGATTTATCCGTTGACTTCGACAGTTTAACAAAACTGATTGATTATAACATTGATAACGGAACCAATTATTTGGTAGTATTGGGAACTACAGCTGAGGCTGCAACGCTTTCTGATGAAGAGAAGAAACAGGTAATTGAGCATATCATTAAGGTGAATAATAAACGTCTTCCTTTAGTTTTAGGAATTGGCGGTAACAATACTCTTGAGGTAAAGAAACAGATTGAAGAAGCAGATCTTTCTGCATTTGAAGCCGTACTTTCTGTATCTCCATATTACAATAAGCCTAATCAGGAAGGTCTTTACCAACACTATAAAGCTTTAGCCGCTACTGGAAAGAATATTATCATTTACAATGTTCCTTCCAGAACCGGACAAAATATTGATGCTGATACCACGATTCGTCTTGCAAAAGAATTCCCGAATCTATTCATGATTAAAGAAGCTGCACCCAATATTTTGCAGTATTTTGATATCCTTAGAAAGAAACCTGAAGGATTTTCGTTGGTTTCCGGAGATGATGAGTTCACTCTTCCTGTAACATTGGCAGGGGGAAATGGAGTGATTTCTGTAATTGGACAGGGATATCCAAAAGAATTCTCTACGATGGTACAATTAGCTTTTGAAGGAAAGATAAAAGAGGCTTATGAGATCCACAATAAACTGGTTGACATTACCCGCCTTATTTTTGCAGAAGGTAACCCTTGTGGTATTAAAGTCGTATTAGCAGAAAAAGGAATTATCAAGAATTATCTTAGACTTCCTTTGGTTCAGGCATCAGAAGGGCTTTATGCTAAAATCAAAGCTGAAATGGCTAACATTTAA
- a CDS encoding 5'-nucleotidase C-terminal domain-containing protein produces MKNKLLLLGIALASLTACKTASTPQLVNVKTQKNISINNELKNDEAFVKFIEPYKQKLDKEMNQKISHTNADLTKQGDNSNLGNLLADYTLEGGDEWTKAHLKQNVDAALINIGGIRTTIGKGDIMLKNLFEVMPFENELIIVKMKGADLPGLFEYYAKTQVNNPVSHLYIETKNGQLVKSLINGKEVDPSKDYYIATSDYLALGGDNMKFFSKGESIPTGVKLRDLYIDYFKRNPEIVSPTDVRLNFIGKK; encoded by the coding sequence ATGAAAAACAAATTATTGTTACTAGGAATTGCTCTGGCATCTCTTACTGCATGCAAAACGGCTTCTACGCCACAGCTTGTGAATGTAAAGACCCAGAAGAATATTTCTATTAATAATGAGCTAAAGAATGATGAGGCGTTTGTAAAATTTATTGAACCTTATAAGCAGAAATTGGATAAAGAGATGAACCAAAAAATCTCACACACCAATGCAGACCTTACTAAGCAGGGAGATAACAGCAATCTGGGAAATCTTTTAGCAGATTATACCCTTGAGGGCGGTGATGAATGGACGAAAGCCCATCTTAAACAAAATGTGGATGCTGCATTAATCAATATTGGAGGAATCCGTACTACAATTGGAAAAGGAGACATTATGCTGAAAAATCTTTTTGAGGTAATGCCTTTTGAAAACGAACTGATTATTGTAAAAATGAAAGGCGCAGATTTACCGGGACTTTTTGAATACTATGCAAAAACACAAGTCAACAATCCAGTCTCTCATTTGTATATTGAAACAAAAAACGGACAGTTAGTAAAATCATTAATTAACGGAAAAGAAGTAGATCCGAGCAAGGACTATTATATTGCTACTTCAGACTATTTAGCTTTGGGTGGTGATAATATGAAATTCTTTTCAAAAGGTGAGTCTATCCCTACAGGAGTTAAGCTTAGGGATTTATACATAGATTATTTCAAGAGAAATCCTGAAATTGTTTCTCCTACAGATGTTCGTTTAAATTTTATCGGTAAAAAGTAA
- a CDS encoding bifunctional metallophosphatase/5'-nucleotidase, translating to MDRKSFLKAIGGGSLAMALAPNMMMAEELKILDLKPANKLTILHTNDQHSRIEPFDASYTKNPNQGGFARRASLIQQIRNQESNVLLLDSGDIFQGTPYFNFFGGELEFKLMSMMKYDASTMGNHDFDNGLEGFLKVLPNAQFPFICSNYDFKNTILDGKTSPYKIFNKNGIKVGIFGVGIQLDGLVGKKQYAETVYSNPIEAAQHYSNFLKKDQKCDLVICLSHIGYDYRDEPNKISDKILAANTENIDIILGGHTHTFLPEPETFTNRQGKNVLVNQVGWAGLLLGRIDFYFDSNKNVQHISWNNQAIDSSIIA from the coding sequence ATGGATAGAAAAAGTTTTTTAAAAGCAATAGGTGGTGGATCTTTGGCAATGGCTTTAGCTCCCAATATGATGATGGCGGAAGAATTAAAAATTCTTGACTTAAAACCCGCTAATAAACTAACCATTCTTCATACTAACGATCAGCATAGCAGAATAGAGCCTTTTGATGCAAGCTACACAAAGAATCCCAATCAGGGAGGTTTTGCAAGAAGAGCCAGCTTAATTCAGCAAATCAGAAATCAGGAAAGTAATGTACTTCTTCTTGATTCCGGAGATATTTTTCAGGGAACTCCTTATTTTAACTTTTTTGGTGGTGAACTGGAATTCAAACTAATGTCCATGATGAAATATGATGCTTCTACGATGGGAAATCATGATTTTGATAACGGACTTGAAGGATTTTTAAAGGTTCTTCCGAACGCACAGTTCCCTTTTATCTGTTCAAATTATGATTTTAAGAATACAATTCTGGATGGAAAAACATCTCCTTATAAGATTTTCAACAAAAATGGGATTAAAGTTGGAATATTTGGAGTAGGTATCCAGTTAGATGGTCTTGTTGGTAAAAAGCAATATGCAGAAACCGTGTATTCTAATCCAATTGAAGCAGCACAGCATTATTCAAACTTTTTGAAAAAAGACCAGAAATGTGATCTTGTCATTTGTCTTTCACACATCGGATATGATTACAGGGATGAACCTAATAAGATAAGTGATAAAATTTTAGCGGCCAATACTGAAAATATTGACATTATTCTAGGCGGCCATACCCATACATTCTTACCGGAACCTGAAACATTCACTAACAGACAGGGCAAAAACGTTCTTGTTAACCAGGTGGGATGGGCAGGTCTTCTTTTAGGTAGAATAGATTTTTATTTTGATTCAAACAAAAACGTACAGCATATTTCCTGGAACAACCAGGCAATAGATAGCAGCATAATAGCATAA